GCTATATTGAATTCCTACAATTTATATCatgtaaaatataataataaaaaggcAATCTATATcatattaatatttgttttagtgCCTATTGTTCTCTTTGTTTGAAGTAGTAAATTGCCTCATTAGGAATGCAAATCACCTTGGAAGTTCTCTTTGCTTATTGAACTAAAAATAATCCTTAATTTTGATGTATACAAGATATGAAGTAAAATCATAACTTTTTTCATCTTTTATCGTATTATAAAGAATGACATTTCTTTCATCAAGTAGCTATTTGGTCCCACTGTTAAAACACTTGCAAGACAAGTTTGGATGTATTCCAGATTAGTTTATAGAAGATAGATTGGTATTCTTTTTATTCtataaaattatattaatataGACGACACTTGCAACTTTTTAATGTATTctcttttaaaatatatattcaaaTACAGTGGGGAAATAATATCATTGATATCAATTTTTCAATTTGATGTTTGTGTTTGACACTAAACGGAGGTTAAAATGAGTATTATAGCACGTAATCGTTTTATGCTAATTGAAGCAACTTAAACAGGTTATAATTTATAGCTTAATTTtatgtaaattattaaaataaattaattgtaaATTGTGATCCCCAATATCATTCTCTATCCATGATGAAAGGGATATAATAAtgataattttttatcaaaaaattaACTGAGCACCGGCAAATAACATTTTTAAAATGAGAATATTATATAAATGTCTCAAATAAGTTCAAACTTACCAACAtctagccattaatcatagacttaTCAACACTAgtcaagcacatataaaaattaaaaatttaaataaataaggttctttctctccaagaatcacatgcaaagattaccttccatatttttaagcgtgatcaaCAACATTAGATGTAAGCCGAAAAGAAATAAGGTTCTTTCTAAGTAAAAGGGGAcatttttcaatgggtatggttgcAATTCATTGAAAACAAATAGATGGGTCAATATACGATTTTTTAGGAAGATTGAAGATGATTTGGATTGATTTGGTATAAAAAATCGTAGTTAAAATcgaattcaattttttttctccGACACATGTATCACACATACAAAAAtatatggatatacatgtgatatatcttttatacaaatgtgatacacaaatgatgcACAATACGATACACATCTCATTTTTATCAGGTTTTATCTTCTATTTCAgatttttcaattcaaaccatctcaaaactccaccaaattatcccaaaattgagattcaaactccttaaaatGTACTCAGTCTAATCTAATAACAACCACtcaaaaaaaaacagaaatttaataCTTTTTGGCTACAAATAACTAATTGCTAACATTTGGCTAATATTAATAGGAGTAATATTTATTGAATTGACTAATTTTtataataagctacttataaattGACATAACTGATAATTTCCCAAAAAAATTACAATATTGGGCCCGTATAGCCTTTCCTCATCGAGTAATAAGTGTATAATCTTTGTGTAccgattaaaaaaaataaataatgaattagGCCGGCTACTTCTGCAAAGATCCCAAATGAGAATGTACCACATTAGGGAAACCTCAATGGGCTTGAAGTGAGAAGCCCGCTCTACGAAACAACAAACCCATTAGCTGTTGAGGCCCAGACACTGAACTATAAATGTCAGAGAGAGAATATGCTCCCTTCCTCTCTTCGATCGAATCGGATCTAGGGTTCTTGCAAAATTTTGTGCCTTCTTCGACCTTCAGGTAAGCAAATTGCGCTTTTCAATCTATTTTCTCACACACATTCATATAAAACATTCACTTATAAATGGACAGACGAAATGCGTATGCGTAATTCATTTAGGAATTGCTTTTTTAATCGACAAATTTGTTGAAGAGGTGTTTTTCTTGTttttagctttgtttgatgttttAATTGAGTTGCCATTTGTGTCAATTCATTTGAAAGTAATGGAGCTAATTATACTGATAAGTAAAAAAGTAATGGAGCTGATTAGATTGTTTTGTTGCAGAGAAGATGCCGCGGTATGATGATAGGTATGGTGGTACACGCCTCTATGTTGGACATTTGTCTTCCAGAACGCGATCTCGAGACTTGGAGGACGTCTTTAGCAGATACGGGAGGTAAATTTTTAACCATTCGTAAGTTTCGGTTAATGATTGAACACATGTGATCGTAAATTAATTTTGAGTAGTTGTAAATTGAGGTCCAATAGGACCAAGACTAAACTTTTAGTGGTTTATTTAGTAGTGGAATGAAATGGGCCTGAATAGAGTAGAATGGATATTAAGGATTCTATAGCTGACCCAAGCTTGTTCAGAATTGAGATATAGTTGATTAGTTGAGTGATGTGCATATTGATTATCTTATTGTGATCACTTTTAAGATATGATTTTGCTTTTTTAGTAGTTCAGAGATCTCCGTTCTAGGAAGTAAGGTGGTCTTTTTGTTGgggttggttttttttttttttggggggggggggggggtttggtgGGTGGGAgacagtgttgtcaaaggcgcgcACTTAAACCCTGAAGCAAGGCACAAAACCTGTTGAGCGCTTTGCTTCGCTTAATAAgacatacttttccttgccaatgagtgtaATCCTAAAGAGGCgacactaaacaattgatatttcacttaaTCCTAACTTTTTCTCCATATCTTTGTCCAcatatttgttattcatgcttataagCTACAcatatatgtttttattttttctccattTGTGCCTTTCTTCATTAAAGCCCATGCTTTATTTGCTCTTTGCTTACAGCCCCAACGGACCTTAGagttttttgcgcttttcgccttgATAATACTGGGGGAGGGGGGGCACCCAAGCCGTTAAAATGGCTGttctttgttttttgaatttgtaCAAAATGTGTGAGAGCAACATCCCTCGTGTCGTAGTGTTTTTAACTCGAATGATGTTTATGAAGGTTTCTATGTTTTTGCCCATCCTGGAGGTTTGTGGTGGGAGGTTGCCTTGGTGGAATTGGTTCCCATTCTTGCGGAGTGTGGCGATTCTTTCTATAATGTTATTGCGTGTTTTTTTGATGGAAATGGCACAATCCCAAAGTGGTGTTTAGTTCATCTTTGAGGGGCGAAGTAATCAACCCTTCGGTTCTTATGACTTGATGGCCTTACTCTTTCTGGAACCCATTTACGCAGAGTACGTGATGTGGATATGAAGCGTGACTATGCTTTTGTGGTAcgtctttcttatttttttttcttcccttttctgtTAATGATATTTCTTAAGGTTGCACTGGGATTACCTAATCCTTGTCTCATAtatttgagatataagcttctgtCTGCTTTTCATATACTGCTAAATCTAGGAATTTAGTGATCCTCGAGATGCTGATGATGCAAGATACGGCCTAAATGGGCGGGACGTTGATGGAAGCCGTATTACTGTGGAATTCGCAAAAGGGGTGAGTTTACACAGACTGCATTTGCTATATGTTCCTAaatgttatatgctttagttgTAGTATCTTTATGTTGTTATTCGTACAACACTAGAAATTTACATTCACATGACATTTGCATTAACATGACATTTGCATTTTGAATATTAGTAAAAAAGATACATGAAAACACTGTCAGGCTGTATGGCCAATGAGTAGGAAAATATCATGGAGCTGGTTGGACATAATTATTTTTGGGAACATGCTTTTGGAAGATTTGGAGATAATGTTTCAATTCTCGATATAGCTTTATTTACCTTTGGCATGTCGCCCGGGGGTGGGGGGAGGAGGATCTTGGTTTGTCGCTATCCCTTTCAGTAATTAAGTTGCTTTCAAGGATCTGGTTTTCTTGGTATTTTGTCAAGGTATGCCTTGATCAtgtgatttcattatttttctgccTTGATCTATCTGTTGTTTTCAGATTGTTTAAAACAAGACgtctttttttattaaaatttatttGCATTGCAGGTACCTCGTGGTCCAGGTGGATCTCGAGAGTTTGGCGGCAGAGGTCCTCCTCCAGGTACAGGTCGTTGCTTTAATTGTGGACTTGATGGCCATTGGGCTCGAGATTGTAAGGCTGGGGACTGGAAGAACAAGTGTTACCGCTGTGGGGAGCGAGGTCATATAGAAAGAAACTGTCAGAATAGCCCCAAGAAATTGAAGTATTTTCCTAGTTGCCATCTTATTTCACGCTGTGTATTCTTTGATGTTCTAGTTTGCTTTAATGGTCaagttttttatttgttttttaataAACAGACGTGGACGAAGTTATTCCCGCTCACCGTCTCCTCGTCGTGGCAGAAGTCGCAGCCGCAGTTACAGCAGAGGTCGTAGCTACAGGTCTCTCTATTTGCTCTTCCTCCTTTTGGAATGTGCCCCGTTTCACTTCGTTGATGGCTTTGGCCTTATGTTTTGAGATACTGAATTGGCATTGTCACTCATGGTTGAAATAATACCATCGGAAAAGTAATTGCATTTGTCATTTCATGATGTATCGTGTGGATAATATGTGAAAGCTTGCATTGATAAACCAAGAAATTGTTACTGTTGTGCCATCACTACTAACACATTCTGGTTATCTCATTTGGCTTTTATGATATTGAAACATCTTTACCATCACCtatctaaataaataaataaagtattAACAGATGTTGTGTTTGATTTCTTCGCAGCCGATCCAGGTCTCCTGTGAGGAGGGACTCCAGGTCTCCTGTGAAGAGGGACCAAAGCATTGAGCATGAAGAGAGAAGATCAAGTAGTCCTCGCCCTCGAAGATCATCACCACCTCCATCAAAAGGAAGGAAATACAGCCCTTCACCTGATGAAAGAAGTCCACAAGAGAGAGGTACGCCGTCCCCTAAGGGTGATAGGGCAGCCAATGGTTCCGAGTATAGCAGGAGCCCTACAGACGATGCTGGAATAGACGAACGCAGAAATTTGAGCCCTATTGAAGAAAATGGCCGCAGTCACAGCAATAGCCCCATCCATAGAGAGAACGGGAGCCCAATGGGTGATGATGAAAATCATGGTTCTCCAAGGGGCAGCGAGTCACCTTAAAAGGTGCATATGATACAGTCAGCTTGGCAAGTGTGTGTTAATCACAAGTAATTATTGTCCTTGCCTtttaatttttaaagtatttctcctTCTATTTGGAAACATGTAATTGAGTTATTTGGAATGACCTGAATTTGAAACTGTCTTGCACATGGCATGCTCTTTCTTCGAGAACGCTGTAAGCGGCTTGTTACTTTCTTCAGCTTGAATTCGGTTAGGTGTGGGACACTGGTTGGAAGTGCTTTAACTATGAACTTAAAGTTCCTTGTTGGCCAACTCTTGTTATATCACTTCTTAAATACTGTATTATAGCATGCACCATTTGTGAAGTTGAAGTACAGCAGTTGGTGCAAATTTGAGATTCATCTGGCAAATCGATTGGAAATATGGTGAGACTCGCATGAATACCGTTCTGCTATTTGTGTTGCCCGTCTCTTTGTATCTTATGACCTGTTGTTGGAAGTGGCAGATATCATGCTTATGACCGTCTGTTAACAAAATGTTAAACCATTCCATGGAGTAGTAAATTTGTTTTAACTACAGTATAGACATTGTGTGAATAGCGAAAAGCTCTGAGAGCAGTTCTAGGCATTAAGAAGTTGGTGTATTATTGTCCATTATTTCTGGTTATGGACGGTCCAATTGGTAACATAGAATTGTGAAGCATAAGCCTTGAATAGAAGCTTGTTGTAGGGCAAGGGTTAGCTACCCTTGCCGCTACACTAAAAGCTTCACTTatattaagagcccgtttggccaagctgccaaaaactgcttattttgaaaagtatttttttccagAAGGGCTTtatccaaaaatacttttgaaacaaaataatttgtgtttggctaattcaTTTAAGAAGTACCTTTTGCAATATTTGGGAAACAAATTGTGTTTGACCGATCTttctaaaaagtacttttgaatgTCAAATTATCAAAAAGGATAGTATCAAggtcttataattattttaaagaggaaaatgaacttaaatatttattgtaaaagacttttattattttttattttattttattaaaatatacaatataaagtaaatatacatattaaagatttaaatcaattttacatatatagttataccaaagcatataatattatctagtataattacttattgttacatgatgatttgaataatcaaaatacatcattcagTATGAATTAGAAGTCTATTCCACAAATTACTATGTATTGATAATAAACCATAAAATAATAAGCAAAGTCACTCACACATGATAACAATTCTCAATAATTTCATCTTTAGTTCTATCACACAACGCCTCTATATTAGTAGAAGACTTGCCTTGCATTTCTAAaggaataccagaaggcccaTCTCCTTCCTCAATATCTACAGTAATGTCTTCGTTAGCATAATAGTTGAATTCCTTATCGGTAGAAGAATTTCGTCGGATAAAATTTTGTATAACTATGGTAGTTGTAACAAGATAATTCTGAGTGTCAAACTTGAAATATGGCATTGAacgtaaaataaaaataaatttaaatatataaaaaaaatattattttcataaaaaataatagttaagtatgtttaaattcaaattcaaattcaaaaagagtaactaattattaataacacataatgcataatttaattttttaaaaatttaaattaaaaaaactaattattacCCAACCCAACTAACTTTGTCCTAAATTGCCAAGTGACCTATTGTGAGACTGTCATTTGGCTTAATGTGGCATcggctttttcttcttcttttaataatatatagattatgcAATACAATTATAAATTTATTACTTATTTGTAGAAAATTTTCACAAATTAGATTTGACAATAATTTTAAAGATCGGGGAATTAATAGCCTATAAGAGAAGAAATTATAAATGATTATTTGTAAGAAGAGAATTGATAATCCAAAGGACGTAGATAATTTGCTTTAGTGTGAGAAAAGATGAAGATAATTTGGAAAGTTACAAGATATTAcacaaagaaaaaatcaaaaaataaaaaaagtcaataaaatttttggaaagttacaatatgattcatgtatatgatatctttaaatttaaatttaaaagaatggaaaaaactagaaaaaaaaaacttacatcAATAAAGaataatttggaaaatataaatttatagttaggatatttttgtcttgaataaattaattttctgtttctgcttctacttcttggaagaagctagaattttctgcttcttcccaaaagcagaaaaattGCTTCTGCTGCTGGCCAAAAGTACTTCTCCGTCTTGGCCAAACAGTTTCAATTTTCTAAAA
The sequence above is drawn from the Nicotiana tabacum cultivar K326 chromosome 13, ASM71507v2, whole genome shotgun sequence genome and encodes:
- the LOC107790187 gene encoding uncharacterized protein LOC107790187 isoform X2, with amino-acid sequence MKRDYAFVEFSDPRDADDARYGLNGRDVDGSRITVEFAKGVPRGPGGSREFGGRGPPPGTGRCFNCGLDGHWARDCKAGDWKNKCYRCGERGHIERNCQNSPKKLKRGRSYSRSPSPRRGRSRSRSYSRGRSYSRSRSPVRRDSRSPVKRDQSIEHEERRSSSPRPRRSSPPPSKGRKYSPSPDERSPQERGTPSPKGDRAANGSEYSRSPTDDAGIDERRNLSPIEENGRSHSNSPIHRENGSPMGDDENHGSPRGSESP
- the LOC107790187 gene encoding uncharacterized protein LOC107790187 isoform X1 is translated as MPRYDDRYGGTRLYVGHLSSRTRSRDLEDVFSRYGRVRDVDMKRDYAFVEFSDPRDADDARYGLNGRDVDGSRITVEFAKGVPRGPGGSREFGGRGPPPGTGRCFNCGLDGHWARDCKAGDWKNKCYRCGERGHIERNCQNSPKKLKRGRSYSRSPSPRRGRSRSRSYSRGRSYSRSRSPVRRDSRSPVKRDQSIEHEERRSSSPRPRRSSPPPSKGRKYSPSPDERSPQERGTPSPKGDRAANGSEYSRSPTDDAGIDERRNLSPIEENGRSHSNSPIHRENGSPMGDDENHGSPRGSESP